The following proteins are encoded in a genomic region of Oryza brachyantha chromosome 11, ObraRS2, whole genome shotgun sequence:
- the LOC121055803 gene encoding uncharacterized protein LOC121055803, which translates to MVLGLSCLGAPAAAGSTGKKKVSPAKQQQQQQQPDSVQNQEQQKQYCSKEADAAAGEEEKKIGGDASKVERKKKKGGSAPILVHHFPFHSRPGLL; encoded by the coding sequence ATGGTTCTGGGATTGAGCTGCTTGGGTGCTCCTGCTGCAGCCGGGAGTAcggggaagaagaaggtgtCGCCggcgaagcagcagcagcagcagcagcaacctgATTCAGTTCAGAATCAggagcagcagaagcagtATTGCTCGAAAGAAGCAGATGCTGCAGCtggcgaggaggagaagaagatagGAGGAGATGCGAGTAAGgtcgagaggaagaagaagaaaggtgGATCAGCTCCCATCTTGGTGCACCATTTTCCCTTCCACTCCCGCCCTGGCCTGCTCTGA
- the LOC102719527 gene encoding uncharacterized protein LOC102719527, with product MVLGLRCLGAPASGRTGKKVSPAKQQQQQPEDQNKQQQKQHCSKEADAAACVEKRIGGSDGGHGGVEKVERKKTKSGSSAPILMHQFPFHSRPGLL from the coding sequence ATGGTGCTGGGTCTGCGTTGCTTGGGTGCTCCGGCTTCTGGGAGGACGGGGAAGAAGGTGTCGCCggcgaagcagcagcagcagcaacctgAAGATCAgaacaagcagcagcagaagcagcactGCTCGAAAGAAGCAGATGCTGCAGCTTGCGTGGAGAAGAGGATTGGAGGATCAGATGGTGGTCATGGTGGTGTGGAGAAGGtcgagaggaagaagacgaagagTGGATCATCAGCTCCCATCTTGATGCATCAGTTCCCCTTCCACTCCCGCCCTGGCCTGCtctga
- the LOC102719808 gene encoding alcohol dehydrogenase 1: MATAGKVIKCKAAVAWEAGKPLVIEEVEVAPPQAMEVRVKILFTSLCHTDVYFWEAKGQTPVFPRIFGHEAGGIVESVGEGVTDLAPGDHVLPVFTGECKECPHCKSAESNMCDLLRINTDRGVMIGDGKSRFSINGKPIYHFVGTSTFSEYTVMHVGCVAKINPEAPLDKVCVLSCGISTGLGATINVAKPPKGSTVAIFGLGAVGLAAAEGARISGASRIIGVDLNPNRFEEARKFGCTEFVNPKDHDKPVQQVLAEMTNGGVDRSVECTGNINAMIQAFECVHDGWGVAVLVGVPHKDAEFKTHPMNFLNERTLKGTFFGNYKPRTDLPNVVELYMKKELEVEKFITHSVPFSEINTAFDLMHKGEGIRCIIRMEN; encoded by the exons ATGGCGACCGCCGGGAAGGTGATCAAGTGCAAAG CGGCGGTGGCATGGGAGGCCGGGAAGCCGCTGGTGatcgaggaggtggaggtggcgccgccgcaggcCATGGAGGTGCGCGTCAAGATCCTCTTCACCTCGCTCTGCCACACCGACGTCTACTTCTGGGAGGCCAAG GGACAGACTCCCGTGTTCCCTCGGATCTTCGGCCATGAAGCTGGAGG TATTGTGGAGAGTGTTGGAGAGGGTGTGACTGATCTTGCCCCTGGTGACCATGTCCTCCCTGTGTTCACTGGGGAGTGCAAGGAGTGTCCCCACTGCAAGTCAGCAGAGAGCAACATGTGTGATCTACTCAGGATCAACACTGACAGGGGCGTGATGATTGGCGACGGCAAGTCGCGGTTTTCTATCAATGGGAAGCCTATTTACCATTTCGTTGGGACTTCGACCTTCAGTGAGTACACTGTCATGCATGTTGGTTGCGTGGCAAAGATCAACCCGGAGGCTCCCCTTGATAAAGTGTGTGTTCTTAGCTGTGGTATTTCTACTG GTCTCGGTGCTACAATCAACGTTGCAAAACCACCAAAGGGATCAACTGTGGCGATATTCGGTCTAGGAGCTGTAGGCCTTGCT GCCGCAGAAGGTGCAAGGATTTCAGGAGCATCCAGGATCATCGGTGTTGACCTGAACCCCAACAGATTTGAAGAAG CTAGGAAATTTGGTTGCACAGAATTTGTGAACCCAAAGGACCATGACAAGCCAGTTCAGCAG GTACTTGCTGAGATGACCAACGGTGGAGTCGACCGCAGTGTTGAATGCACTGGCAACATCAACGCCATGATTCAAGCCTTTGAATGTGTTCATGAT GGCTGGGGTGTCGCTGTTCTTGTCGGTGTGCCGCACAAGGACGCCGAGTTCAAGACCCACCCGATGAACTTCCTGAACGAGAGGACTCTCAAGGGAACCTTCTTCGGCAACTACAAGCCGCGCACTGATCTGCCCAACGTCGTCGAGCTGTACATGAAGAAG GAGCTGGAGGTGGAGAAGTTCATCACGCACAGCGTGCCGTTCTCGGAGATCAACACGGCGTTCGACCTGATGCACAAGGGAGAGGGCATCCGCTGCATCATCCGCATGGAGAACTGA